In a genomic window of Ralstonia nicotianae:
- a CDS encoding ABC transporter permease → MPSEATLTAPAQQAYPQSLLPLNFSNWRYVWLRNFMVWRKLAIPSMAGNLADPMIYLFGLGMGLGLLVGRLDGVSYIAFLAAGTVASSTMMSASFEAMYSAFSRMHVQRTWEAILYAPLTLGDVVLGELLWAASKSVLSGLAIMLVAGVLGYASMPQALLALPVVVLTGFTFACLAMNMTALAPNYDFFMFYQTLVITPMMLLSGVFFPLSQLPAPIRAVTSLLPLPHAVELIRPLMLGRTPDDILLHLGVLVLYTVVALWLCLWLLRRRMLK, encoded by the coding sequence ATGCCCTCCGAAGCCACCCTCACCGCCCCGGCGCAGCAAGCGTATCCGCAGTCCCTGCTGCCGCTCAATTTCAGCAACTGGCGCTATGTCTGGCTGCGCAACTTCATGGTGTGGCGCAAGCTGGCAATCCCGTCGATGGCGGGCAACCTGGCCGACCCCATGATCTACCTGTTCGGCCTGGGCATGGGCCTCGGCTTGCTGGTCGGCCGCCTGGACGGCGTGTCGTACATCGCCTTTCTGGCAGCGGGCACGGTGGCCTCGAGCACGATGATGTCGGCGAGCTTCGAGGCGATGTATTCAGCGTTTTCGCGCATGCACGTGCAGCGCACCTGGGAGGCCATCCTCTACGCCCCGCTCACCCTCGGCGACGTGGTGCTCGGCGAGCTGCTGTGGGCAGCCAGCAAGTCGGTGCTGTCGGGCCTGGCGATCATGCTGGTGGCCGGCGTGCTGGGCTACGCATCGATGCCGCAGGCGCTGCTGGCGCTGCCGGTGGTCGTGCTGACCGGCTTCACCTTCGCCTGCCTGGCCATGAACATGACGGCGCTGGCGCCCAACTACGACTTCTTCATGTTCTACCAGACGCTGGTAATCACGCCGATGATGCTGCTCTCGGGCGTGTTCTTCCCGCTATCGCAGTTGCCGGCGCCGATCCGCGCCGTCACCAGCCTGCTGCCGCTGCCGCACGCGGTCGAGCTGATCCGCCCGCTGATGCTCGGCCGCACGCCGGACGACATCCTGCTGCACCTGGGCGTGCTCGTGCTCTATACCGTGGTCGCGCTGTGGTTGTGCCTGTGGCTGCTGCGCCGTCGCATGCTGAAGTGA
- the nodI gene encoding nodulation factor ABC transporter ATP-binding protein NodI: MRYEQPPGPGIGSTPILSVEGLRKRYGEQTVVDGLSFSVRRGQCFGLLGPNGAGKTTTLRMLLGMTMPDAGTLQLCGETIPGHAHRARMRVGVVPQFDNLDPDFTVSENLQIFGRYFGLPAATIRKRMPGLLEFARLEQKADAPVRALSGGMRRRLTVARSLINDPDVLVMDEPTTGLDPQARHLIWERLRSLLASGKTILLTTHFMEEAERLCDELCVIDNGRKIAQGKPHELITHEIGCDVVEVYGDDLPALRTLLAPLAERVEASGETLFCYARDPQPLVATLRSQTETHAMPGLRYLHRPANLEDVFLRLTGREMRD, translated from the coding sequence TTGCGATACGAGCAACCGCCCGGCCCGGGCATCGGCAGCACGCCGATCCTCAGCGTCGAAGGACTGCGCAAGCGCTATGGCGAGCAGACGGTGGTCGACGGCCTGAGCTTTTCGGTCCGCCGCGGCCAGTGCTTCGGACTGCTCGGGCCCAACGGCGCAGGCAAGACCACCACGCTGCGCATGCTGCTCGGCATGACGATGCCCGATGCGGGCACCCTGCAGCTGTGCGGCGAGACCATCCCCGGACATGCGCACCGCGCGCGCATGCGCGTGGGCGTGGTGCCGCAGTTCGACAACCTCGACCCCGATTTCACCGTCTCGGAAAACCTGCAGATCTTCGGCCGCTACTTCGGCCTGCCTGCCGCGACCATCCGCAAGCGGATGCCGGGCCTGCTGGAATTCGCGCGGCTCGAGCAAAAGGCCGACGCGCCCGTGCGCGCCCTGTCGGGCGGGATGCGGCGGCGGCTGACGGTCGCGCGCTCGCTGATCAACGACCCCGATGTCCTGGTGATGGACGAGCCCACCACCGGGCTCGACCCGCAGGCGCGCCACCTGATCTGGGAACGCCTGCGCTCGCTGCTGGCCTCCGGCAAGACCATCCTGCTGACCACGCACTTCATGGAAGAGGCCGAGCGCCTCTGCGACGAACTGTGCGTGATCGACAACGGCCGCAAGATCGCCCAAGGCAAGCCGCACGAGCTGATCACCCATGAGATCGGCTGTGATGTCGTGGAGGTCTACGGTGACGACCTGCCCGCGCTGCGCACGCTGCTCGCCCCCCTGGCCGAGCGCGTCGAAGCCAGCGGCGAAACGCTGTTCTGCTACGCCCGCGATCCGCAGCCGCTGGTGGCCACCCTGCGCTCGCAGACCGAGACGCACGCCATGCCCGGCCTGCGCTACCTGCACCGCCCGGCCAACCTCGAAGATGTGTTCCTGCGCCTGACCGGCCGCGAGATGCGCGACTGA
- a CDS encoding glycine zipper 2TM domain-containing protein, whose protein sequence is MRAFVSLILAAALASVSGCADMTPKQRNTALGAAAGGVAGAAIWGGPGATLGGAALGGVIGNVVTK, encoded by the coding sequence ATGCGTGCCTTCGTATCCCTCATTCTGGCGGCCGCGCTCGCATCCGTCAGCGGATGCGCGGACATGACACCCAAGCAGCGCAATACCGCGCTCGGCGCAGCCGCAGGTGGCGTCGCCGGGGCTGCCATCTGGGGCGGTCCGGGCGCGACGCTGGGTGGCGCCGCACTGGGTGGCGTGATCGGTAACGTCGTCACAAAGTAG
- a CDS encoding phasin family protein, with the protein MMTLEQLGFLHRAQLEAWLAVTKEAVDGINRVIGLNLQALKAGLGETEQCLHEVAGAQDAGQWFTAHVRYLQPAGERVSGYTRNLVEIGVQTQNGIAQALQRHGDEVRRHWGAVTENLVDSAPPGSEAVVSLMKAAVGWEVAAAEVAEELVIEEVGGQRTEPR; encoded by the coding sequence ATGATGACGCTCGAGCAACTCGGCTTTTTGCATCGCGCCCAATTGGAAGCTTGGCTGGCTGTGACGAAGGAGGCGGTCGACGGCATCAATCGGGTGATCGGTCTCAATCTCCAGGCGCTGAAGGCCGGGCTCGGCGAGACGGAACAGTGCCTGCACGAGGTTGCCGGCGCGCAGGATGCCGGCCAGTGGTTCACCGCGCATGTGCGCTACCTGCAACCGGCGGGCGAGCGGGTCTCGGGCTATACGCGCAACCTGGTGGAGATTGGCGTGCAGACGCAGAACGGCATCGCCCAGGCGCTGCAGCGTCACGGCGACGAGGTGCGCCGCCATTGGGGCGCTGTCACGGAAAACCTTGTCGACAGTGCGCCGCCGGGTTCGGAGGCGGTGGTGAGTCTGATGAAGGCGGCGGTCGGCTGGGAAGTCGCCGCGGCGGAGGTTGCGGAAGAACTGGTCATCGAAGAGGTTGGGGGCCAGCGTACCGAGCCGCGCTGA
- a CDS encoding membrane protein — protein sequence MKMNRRNGLLMATAAALAVLAVPQAASARVSVGIGIGVPFAPVYVAPAPVYYPPPPPVYYAPPPPPVYYAPAPVYYGPPPVVVAPGWYRWGPRYRWYDGYRWGHWR from the coding sequence ATGAAGATGAATCGACGCAATGGGCTGTTGATGGCAACTGCCGCCGCATTGGCCGTGCTGGCCGTGCCGCAGGCAGCGTCGGCGCGCGTGAGCGTCGGGATCGGCATCGGGGTCCCGTTTGCGCCGGTGTACGTGGCCCCGGCCCCGGTGTATTACCCGCCGCCTCCGCCGGTCTACTACGCACCGCCTCCGCCGCCGGTGTATTACGCGCCGGCACCGGTCTACTACGGCCCGCCGCCTGTTGTGGTGGCCCCGGGCTGGTACCGCTGGGGGCCGCGCTACCGCTGGTATGACGGCTACCGCTGGGGACATTGGCGCTGA
- a CDS encoding YdcF family protein, protein MHPHWLLSTLVVTLLLPPGGPLVLALLAGTVAWRVPRWRRSAGRVLGIALIAAWVAATPWCGRLLASWTHPAPPLRLDALQPQGEGAVVLLGGSRKLAAREYAGQGATALSGPSLERTVYAARLARAAHLPVLATGGAPEGNGVPEAELMRRLVADMGQDARWIETRSATTEENAAFSAPMLRAAGIRRIYLVTHYWHMARARRYFEGQGFTVTPAPCGWGGEVEESPAGGILSLLPRTDGLMLTRFALREALGQLWLSIRQGIR, encoded by the coding sequence ATGCATCCCCATTGGCTGTTGAGCACGCTTGTCGTCACGCTGCTGTTGCCGCCCGGCGGCCCGCTGGTGCTGGCCCTGCTGGCGGGCACGGTGGCTTGGCGCGTGCCGCGCTGGCGCCGCTCCGCGGGCCGGGTGCTCGGTATCGCGCTGATCGCGGCCTGGGTGGCGGCGACGCCGTGGTGCGGCCGGCTGCTGGCATCGTGGACGCATCCCGCGCCGCCCTTGCGCCTCGATGCGCTGCAGCCGCAGGGCGAGGGCGCGGTGGTGCTGCTGGGTGGTTCGCGCAAGCTGGCGGCGCGTGAATATGCGGGGCAGGGCGCGACCGCGCTGTCCGGCCCGTCGCTCGAGCGCACGGTCTACGCGGCGCGGCTGGCGCGCGCTGCCCACCTGCCGGTGCTGGCGACGGGAGGCGCGCCGGAGGGGAATGGCGTGCCCGAGGCCGAGCTGATGCGCCGGCTTGTCGCCGACATGGGGCAGGATGCGCGCTGGATCGAGACACGCTCGGCCACCACCGAGGAAAACGCCGCGTTCTCCGCGCCGATGCTGCGCGCGGCGGGCATCCGGCGCATCTACCTCGTCACGCATTACTGGCACATGGCGCGCGCGCGACGATACTTTGAAGGGCAAGGATTCACCGTCACGCCGGCGCCGTGCGGCTGGGGTGGCGAGGTGGAGGAGAGCCCCGCCGGTGGCATACTCTCGCTGCTGCCGCGTACGGATGGCCTGATGCTGACCCGCTTCGCCTTGCGCGAAGCGCTGGGCCAGTTGTGGTTGTCCATCCGTCAGGGCATTCGCTGA
- a CDS encoding GlcG/HbpS family heme-binding protein — protein MKTKPCLTQEDVNKILDAAEKEARAHQWAVTIAVVDDGGHPLGLRRMDGCASISAYIAPEKARTAALGRRESKIYEDIINNGRTSFLSVPLLHGMLEGGVPILVEGVCAGAVGVSGVKSAEDVQIAKAGIAAVHVIC, from the coding sequence ATGAAAACCAAGCCCTGTCTGACCCAGGAAGACGTCAACAAGATCCTGGATGCCGCAGAGAAGGAAGCGCGCGCGCATCAATGGGCCGTGACGATCGCCGTGGTCGATGACGGTGGCCATCCGCTGGGCCTGCGCCGCATGGACGGCTGTGCGTCCATCTCGGCCTACATCGCGCCGGAGAAGGCGCGCACGGCCGCGCTGGGCCGTCGTGAATCGAAGATCTACGAAGACATCATCAACAATGGCCGGACTTCGTTCCTGTCGGTGCCGCTGCTGCACGGCATGCTGGAGGGCGGCGTGCCTATTCTGGTGGAGGGCGTGTGCGCCGGTGCAGTGGGCGTGTCGGGCGTGAAGTCGGCGGAGGATGTGCAGATCGCCAAGGCGGGCATCGCCGCCGTGCACGTGATCTGCTGA
- the hemP gene encoding hemin uptake protein HemP has translation MNTVESQDAGRTVTRRRHIIVARKRPATLEHSPLDAEPAAAPSVNAPATVVGDARIMTSEQLFGGQNAVAIRHNGALYTLRVTRFGKLILTK, from the coding sequence ATGAACACCGTTGAATCGCAGGACGCCGGCCGCACCGTCACCCGCCGCCGGCACATCATCGTGGCCCGCAAGCGGCCGGCTACCCTCGAGCACAGCCCCCTGGATGCCGAACCGGCTGCCGCGCCCAGCGTCAACGCCCCGGCCACCGTCGTGGGCGACGCCCGCATCATGACCTCGGAACAATTGTTCGGCGGCCAGAACGCTGTCGCCATCCGCCACAACGGCGCGCTTTACACGCTGCGCGTGACACGCTTCGGCAAGCTGATCCTGACCAAGTAA
- a CDS encoding ExbD/TolR family protein: MAFGTFDNDDEVMSEINMTPLVDVMLVLLIIFIITIPVINHAVKIDLPRATNKPDDAKPQSVNVEIDAKGLVYWNNQPVDDATLEADIVQAARQQPQPEMHLRADRSVRYERVAQVMAAIQRGGLARIGFVTEPMHN; encoded by the coding sequence ATGGCTTTCGGAACCTTCGACAACGATGACGAGGTGATGAGCGAGATCAACATGACGCCGCTGGTGGACGTCATGCTGGTGCTGCTGATCATCTTCATCATCACCATCCCGGTGATCAACCACGCCGTGAAGATCGACCTGCCGCGCGCGACCAACAAGCCCGACGACGCCAAGCCGCAGAGCGTCAATGTCGAGATCGACGCCAAGGGCCTGGTGTACTGGAACAACCAGCCGGTCGACGATGCCACGCTGGAGGCCGACATCGTGCAAGCCGCACGGCAGCAGCCCCAGCCCGAGATGCATCTGCGCGCGGATCGCAGCGTCCGCTACGAGCGCGTCGCCCAGGTGATGGCCGCCATCCAGCGCGGCGGCCTGGCGCGCATCGGCTTCGTGACCGAACCGATGCACAACTGA
- a CDS encoding MotA/TolQ/ExbB proton channel family protein, with amino-acid sequence MQELGLSHLWTQGDIVARGTALLLLLMSLASWIVILTKAWDLIRLKSMAQGAEKRFWHSDDFDHAMHTLGSPKDNPFYALAQTGREAAQHHRASHPQLHDVMDISDWITRSLKSAIDESVGQMQSGLAVLASVGSTAPFVGLFGTVWGIYHALIGIGAVGVPTIDKVAGPVGESLIMTAFGLAVAIPAVLGYNALTRGNKSVIAKLNRFAHDLHAYFVTGARLRPGNARQDDASVRLASVKPQ; translated from the coding sequence ATGCAGGAACTCGGTCTCTCCCATCTCTGGACACAGGGCGACATCGTCGCGCGCGGCACGGCCCTTCTGCTGCTGCTGATGTCGCTGGCCTCCTGGATCGTCATCCTCACCAAGGCGTGGGACCTGATCCGGCTCAAGTCGATGGCCCAGGGCGCCGAAAAGCGCTTCTGGCACTCCGATGACTTCGATCACGCCATGCACACGCTGGGCTCGCCCAAGGACAACCCGTTCTACGCGCTCGCGCAGACCGGTCGCGAGGCCGCCCAGCACCACCGCGCCAGCCATCCGCAACTGCACGACGTGATGGACATCTCCGACTGGATCACGCGCTCGCTCAAGAGTGCGATCGACGAATCCGTCGGCCAGATGCAGTCCGGCCTGGCGGTGCTGGCCTCGGTGGGTTCGACGGCTCCGTTCGTCGGGCTGTTCGGCACGGTGTGGGGCATCTATCACGCGCTGATCGGCATCGGCGCGGTGGGCGTGCCGACCATCGACAAGGTGGCCGGCCCGGTGGGCGAGTCGCTGATCATGACGGCCTTCGGCCTGGCCGTGGCGATTCCCGCCGTGCTCGGCTACAACGCGCTGACCCGCGGCAACAAATCGGTCATCGCCAAGCTCAACCGCTTCGCCCATGACCTGCACGCCTACTTCGTGACCGGCGCGCGCCTGCGTCCGGGCAACGCGCGCCAGGACGACGCGAGCGTGCGCCTGGCCTCGGTCAAGCCGCAATAA
- a CDS encoding energy transducer TonB, which yields MIHPRTLKILVVVLLMHVGVLTLIQLGLIASPLRQEPPPELQVNIIPDTPPQPVRQPEPPKPEPAKPAPPKQVNIVKPVPQPKPAPTPAPALPPSDTAPVVPAAPPAPPAPPVEAAPAPAPAPVQSGPINVGINDIQCSNPPLVYPTMSQKMGEEGRTLVKITIGPEGDVVNALVATTSGSARLDRAALESARSLHCSPYKQNGRAMTVVANKPFVFKLDN from the coding sequence ATGATTCACCCTCGTACCCTCAAGATCCTCGTCGTGGTGCTGCTGATGCACGTGGGTGTGCTGACGCTGATCCAGCTCGGCCTGATCGCATCGCCGCTGCGCCAGGAACCACCACCCGAACTGCAGGTGAACATCATCCCGGACACGCCGCCGCAACCGGTGCGCCAGCCAGAACCGCCCAAGCCTGAGCCCGCCAAGCCCGCGCCGCCCAAGCAGGTGAACATCGTCAAGCCCGTGCCGCAACCCAAGCCGGCTCCGACGCCGGCACCGGCCTTGCCGCCCTCCGATACCGCACCCGTGGTGCCGGCCGCACCGCCCGCGCCTCCCGCCCCGCCGGTGGAGGCCGCACCCGCGCCGGCTCCGGCCCCGGTCCAGTCGGGCCCGATCAACGTCGGCATCAACGACATCCAGTGCAGCAACCCGCCGCTCGTCTACCCGACCATGTCGCAGAAGATGGGCGAGGAAGGCCGCACCCTCGTCAAGATCACCATCGGCCCCGAGGGCGACGTGGTCAACGCGCTGGTGGCCACCACCAGCGGCTCCGCGCGCCTGGACCGCGCCGCGCTCGAATCGGCCCGCAGCCTCCATTGCTCGCCATACAAGCAGAACGGCCGCGCCATGACCGTGGTGGCCAACAAGCCGTTCGTCTTCAAGCTCGACAATTAA
- a CDS encoding AAA family ATPase, with protein MDDVNLSLDDADDGAFVPTGGRQPQALLSSLDSMCAQFALRTVCAMGLRFNLRTNINDILTVCAPELIWPVTVIQRLQRFLAARCADMPGWRSVGRLDLSTFMDRHGQWSSAFDEGSLFYYLDEYVKHHAKDMFTVFGASCDALNERLASERVLLVGNIDMLARVLGLPPHERALLLFASLVKYKRDLRAVMVDCKVAHSQEAFQLLAGLAGASTAEVAASLRPGSRLETLGLIEPPLPENSVTDLGDLMRISDRLLHVLLGDYACEAEMMAVFTRPAPPTTLTQADYPHVETDARYLAALLESATRQRAMGVNILLYGAPGTGKTELARVLARDAGCELYEVDCLDKDGNSLSGKDRYRSLQVSQAFLRGRSRAVLLFDEVEDVFPGPTRELMSLFGHEEPRGSVNGKAWVNQTLEQNPVPVIWVSNSIRQIDPAYLRRFQFHLELRVPPPMVRESIIRKHLEGLDVSDAFMAKLAARKTLTPAQIDSAARFARLTQPAMAESAESLIVRQLDHADHAMGMRPEMQAHRVVTEYRLDYLNLETRFPVERVIEALRVRRRGTLCFFGPPGTGKTVLAEHIASRLDIPLMIRRASDLMSKYVGETEQQIAAMFARAEEERALLLLDEADSFMQSRQGAVRNYEVSEVNEMLQGMERFDGIFVCTTNLFDRIDEAALRRFAFKIRFRPLERAQRERMFITEALGGNADAMTAAWRDALASLDVLTPGDFATVKQQAVLLGEALDPEAFLAQLRQEHAIKPELRERRSMGFVPR; from the coding sequence ATGGACGATGTCAACCTCAGCCTGGACGACGCCGATGACGGCGCGTTCGTCCCCACCGGCGGCAGGCAGCCGCAAGCGCTGCTGTCGTCGCTGGATTCCATGTGCGCGCAGTTTGCGCTGCGCACGGTGTGCGCGATGGGCCTGCGCTTCAACCTGCGCACCAATATCAACGACATCCTGACGGTGTGCGCGCCGGAGCTGATCTGGCCGGTGACGGTCATTCAGCGGCTGCAGCGCTTTCTGGCCGCCCGCTGCGCCGACATGCCGGGCTGGCGCAGCGTCGGCCGGCTGGACCTGTCCACCTTCATGGACCGCCACGGCCAATGGAGCAGCGCCTTCGATGAAGGCTCGCTGTTCTACTACCTCGACGAATACGTCAAGCATCACGCCAAGGACATGTTCACCGTGTTTGGCGCATCGTGCGATGCGCTGAACGAACGGCTGGCGAGCGAGCGCGTGCTGCTGGTCGGCAACATCGACATGCTCGCGCGCGTGCTGGGCCTGCCGCCGCACGAGCGGGCGCTGCTGCTGTTCGCGTCGCTGGTCAAGTACAAGCGCGACCTGCGCGCGGTGATGGTCGACTGCAAGGTGGCGCACAGCCAGGAGGCCTTCCAGCTGCTGGCGGGCCTGGCCGGGGCCAGCACGGCCGAGGTGGCGGCCTCGCTGCGGCCGGGGTCGCGGCTGGAGACGCTGGGGTTGATCGAGCCGCCGCTGCCCGAGAACAGCGTGACCGACCTGGGCGACCTGATGCGCATCTCCGATCGCCTGCTGCACGTGCTGCTGGGCGACTATGCCTGCGAGGCCGAGATGATGGCCGTGTTCACGCGGCCGGCCCCGCCGACCACGCTGACCCAGGCGGACTACCCCCACGTCGAGACCGACGCGCGCTACCTGGCGGCCCTGCTGGAGAGCGCCACGCGCCAGCGCGCCATGGGCGTCAACATCCTGCTCTACGGTGCGCCGGGCACGGGCAAGACCGAGCTGGCGCGCGTGCTGGCGCGCGACGCCGGCTGCGAGCTGTACGAAGTCGACTGCCTGGACAAGGACGGCAACAGCCTGTCCGGCAAGGACCGTTATCGCTCGCTGCAGGTGTCGCAGGCCTTCCTGCGGGGCCGGTCGCGCGCGGTGCTGCTGTTCGACGAGGTCGAGGATGTCTTCCCGGGGCCGACGCGCGAGCTGATGAGCCTGTTCGGCCACGAGGAGCCGCGCGGCTCGGTCAACGGCAAGGCGTGGGTCAACCAGACCCTGGAGCAGAATCCGGTGCCCGTGATCTGGGTGTCGAACTCGATCCGCCAGATCGATCCGGCCTACCTGCGCCGCTTCCAGTTCCACCTGGAGCTGAGGGTGCCGCCGCCGATGGTGCGCGAGAGCATCATCCGCAAGCACCTGGAGGGGCTGGATGTCTCCGATGCCTTCATGGCCAAGCTGGCGGCGCGCAAGACGCTCACGCCCGCGCAGATCGATTCCGCCGCGCGGTTCGCGCGCCTGACGCAGCCGGCCATGGCCGAGTCCGCGGAGTCGTTGATCGTGCGCCAGCTCGACCATGCCGACCACGCCATGGGGATGCGCCCGGAGATGCAGGCCCATCGCGTCGTGACGGAATACCGGCTCGATTACCTGAACCTGGAGACGCGCTTCCCGGTCGAGCGCGTGATCGAGGCCCTGCGCGTGCGGCGGCGCGGCACGCTGTGCTTCTTCGGGCCGCCGGGTACCGGCAAGACCGTGCTGGCCGAGCACATCGCCAGCCGGCTGGACATACCGCTGATGATCCGCCGCGCCTCCGACCTGATGAGCAAGTACGTCGGCGAGACCGAGCAGCAGATCGCGGCGATGTTCGCGCGGGCCGAGGAGGAGCGCGCGCTGCTGCTGCTCGACGAGGCCGACAGCTTCATGCAGAGCCGCCAGGGTGCGGTGCGCAACTACGAAGTGTCGGAAGTCAACGAGATGCTGCAGGGCATGGAGCGCTTTGACGGCATCTTCGTCTGCACGACCAATCTGTTCGACCGCATCGACGAGGCGGCGCTGCGGCGCTTTGCCTTCAAGATCCGCTTCCGGCCGCTGGAGCGCGCGCAGCGCGAGCGGATGTTCATCACCGAGGCGCTGGGCGGCAATGCGGACGCCATGACCGCGGCGTGGCGCGATGCGCTTGCCTCGCTCGACGTGCTGACCCCCGGCGATTTCGCCACCGTCAAGCAGCAGGCGGTGCTCCTGGGCGAGGCGCTCGATCCGGAGGCGTTCCTGGCGCAGTTGCGGCAGGAGCACGCGATCAAGCCGGAGCTGCGCGAACGGCGCTCGATGGGGTTTGTGCCGCGTTAG
- a CDS encoding ArsR/SmtB family transcription factor, whose translation MLNHDASLDLTFQALADATRRSMLAQLTRGPASVSELARPLGMSLPAVMQHLAVLEHSGLVRSEKTGRVRTCRIEPQALSLAEQWINQRRIEWEHHFDRLGAYLATLGQEGAAHDDGE comes from the coding sequence ATGCTTAACCATGACGCTTCGCTCGATCTGACGTTTCAGGCGCTCGCCGATGCGACCCGGCGATCGATGCTCGCGCAGCTGACCCGGGGCCCTGCCTCTGTGAGCGAGCTCGCACGGCCGCTGGGGATGTCGCTGCCGGCCGTGATGCAGCACCTGGCGGTGCTGGAGCATTCGGGCCTCGTGCGCTCCGAGAAGACCGGCCGCGTGCGGACCTGCCGGATCGAACCGCAGGCGCTGAGCCTGGCGGAGCAATGGATCAACCAGCGGCGCATCGAGTGGGAACACCACTTCGACCGGCTTGGCGCCTACCTGGCAACCCTCGGACAGGAAGGAGCAGCTCATGACGACGGCGAATGA
- a CDS encoding SRPBCC family protein — translation MTTANENATDLQARPLVVSRTFLVPRAWVFKAWTSAEHIRRWFCPAGFSVPQAEIDFRVGGVFNVCMRSPEGQDYWTRGHYTEIVPDARLVIEMSAVDDQGKPLFHAHTVATFTDAQGGTRLEVTQRYTVLVPSVAEAMLRGAPQGWEQTLDRLAREAARMPESVPAERSAVHASFTIERTYPAPRERVFQALTDPAAKARWFAGGNGYTVLVREMDVRPGGRELVKGRWESGVVSTFEAVYHDVVPDERIVYAYTMHLDARKISVSLATIELKPSGTGTGTRLVMTEQGAYLDGYDDAGSRERGTQFLLDALGRSLDG, via the coding sequence ATGACGACGGCGAATGAAAACGCGACGGACCTGCAGGCACGGCCGCTGGTGGTCTCCCGGACGTTCCTGGTCCCGCGCGCGTGGGTATTCAAGGCATGGACATCGGCGGAGCACATCCGGCGCTGGTTTTGCCCGGCGGGCTTTTCCGTGCCGCAGGCGGAGATCGATTTCCGGGTCGGCGGGGTCTTCAACGTCTGCATGCGCTCGCCGGAAGGGCAGGACTACTGGACACGCGGCCACTACACGGAGATCGTGCCCGACGCCCGGCTGGTGATCGAGATGAGCGCGGTCGATGATCAGGGCAAGCCGCTGTTTCATGCGCACACGGTCGCCACCTTCACGGACGCGCAGGGCGGGACGCGGCTGGAGGTCACGCAGCGCTACACGGTGCTGGTGCCGTCGGTGGCCGAGGCCATGCTGCGGGGCGCCCCGCAGGGCTGGGAGCAGACGCTGGATCGCCTGGCCCGCGAAGCCGCCCGGATGCCGGAGTCGGTACCGGCGGAGCGCTCGGCCGTGCACGCGAGCTTCACGATCGAGCGAACGTACCCGGCGCCGCGCGAGCGGGTGTTCCAGGCGCTGACCGATCCGGCCGCCAAGGCCAGGTGGTTTGCCGGCGGCAACGGCTATACGGTGCTCGTGCGGGAGATGGACGTCCGGCCCGGCGGGCGCGAGCTGGTGAAGGGGCGATGGGAGAGCGGCGTGGTGTCGACCTTCGAGGCGGTCTACCACGACGTGGTGCCGGACGAGCGCATCGTCTACGCATACACCATGCATCTGGACGCGCGGAAGATTTCCGTCTCGCTGGCCACGATCGAGCTCAAGCCGTCCGGGACCGGCACCGGAACGCGGCTGGTGATGACCGAGCAGGGCGCTTATCTCGACGGTTACGACGATGCCGGCTCGCGCGAGCGCGGCACGCAGTTCCTGCTCGATGCGCTGGGGCGTTCGCTGGACGGCTAG
- a CDS encoding DHCW motif cupin fold protein: MKMAPFAFGTTDWSRIEPTEHKGETGMATWRTCHFGAEPDRIRVRMVEYTPGYLADHWCKKGHILFCMEGALETTLEDGRKFVLTAGMSYQVGDNAEAHRSYTRSGARLFIVD; encoded by the coding sequence ATGAAGATGGCCCCCTTCGCCTTCGGCACCACCGACTGGTCACGCATTGAACCCACCGAGCACAAGGGCGAGACCGGCATGGCGACCTGGCGCACATGCCACTTCGGCGCCGAGCCGGACCGCATCCGGGTGCGCATGGTCGAGTACACACCCGGTTACCTGGCCGATCATTGGTGCAAAAAGGGACACATCCTCTTCTGCATGGAAGGGGCGCTGGAGACCACCCTCGAAGACGGCCGCAAGTTTGTTCTCACCGCCGGCATGAGCTATCAGGTCGGCGACAACGCCGAAGCGCACCGGTCCTATACCCGGAGCGGCGCCCGGCTGTTCATCGTCGATTGA